In Candidatus Eisenbacteria bacterium, a single window of DNA contains:
- a CDS encoding HIT family protein: MECSACARIAAIGEGTNRDFVATLSESHVTLADEQRYRGYCILLLKDHQEHLDALPIERQRRLWDDVTRVATALRRETQPARLNYACLGNFVGHVHWHVIPRYADDPEPLHPIWVRPLSERRFVLPIAEHERLVGSLRRALGR, translated from the coding sequence ATGGAGTGCTCCGCGTGTGCCCGCATCGCCGCCATCGGTGAAGGGACCAATCGCGATTTCGTCGCGACGCTCTCCGAATCGCACGTCACGCTCGCCGACGAGCAACGCTATCGCGGCTACTGCATCCTGCTCCTCAAGGATCACCAAGAGCACCTGGACGCGCTCCCGATCGAACGGCAGCGACGCCTGTGGGACGACGTCACGCGCGTGGCGACGGCGCTGCGGCGCGAGACCCAGCCGGCGCGCCTCAACTACGCCTGCCTCGGCAACTTCGTCGGCCACGTCCACTGGCACGTGATCCCGCGCTACGCGGACGACCCCGAGCCGCTCCATCCGATCTGGGTGCGCCCGCTCTCCGAGCGCCGGTTCGTGCTGCCGATCGCGGAGCACGAGCGCCTGGTGGGAAGCCTCCGCCGCGCGCTCGGGCGCTGA